A genomic region of Brevibacillus sp. JNUCC-41 contains the following coding sequences:
- a CDS encoding ATP-binding protein: MMLWGSVVGKLWATILLLVSFVLIVLTVLLVEFFENFQIENIENDLTKTAEQIIKVTNEHQGSSNEVLQIASELIGNETKMIILNDDKMVFSSIGGENEFEITPELIKNDSELIKVFTERKTVKKEMALSDDADNKELSAIVVGIPLELNGEQDEVFLFQSLESMEETTKSTTQFILLAAGIAIILTTIFAFFLSTRINAPLVKMREAALAIARGKFDTKVPILTQDEIGELAIAFNQMRKQLKFNMNALSQEKEHLSSILSSMADGVITFNKDGTILETNPPAERFLQSWYFEKGYNREDNVNVPLVLMNLFDESESFDKEQVGEITLQGRDWGFIVSPLYTNADNIRGAVAIIRDMSDERRMDKLRTDFIANVSHELRTPISMLQGYSEAIVDDIASSEEEKVEMARIIYDESLRMGRLVNDLLDLAKLESGKMNLSYECVPISPYLKRITSKFSGLAKEKGITISASMQDDQIQWHFDPDRIEQVLTNLIDNAIRHTPPGGNIDVIQRTSDRRGLIIDVRDSGSGIPEEDLPFVFERFYKADKARTRGRSGTGLGLAIVKNIINAHDGFISVNSLPNKGTTFSFILPRILENAE, translated from the coding sequence CTGATGCTATGGGGCAGTGTTGTAGGGAAGCTATGGGCAACGATCCTATTGCTCGTGTCATTTGTACTAATTGTTTTAACCGTTCTGCTAGTCGAATTCTTTGAGAATTTCCAGATTGAAAATATTGAAAATGATTTAACCAAAACCGCTGAACAAATCATTAAGGTAACGAATGAACACCAGGGGTCCAGCAATGAGGTTTTACAAATAGCTTCGGAATTAATAGGCAATGAAACGAAAATGATCATTCTTAATGATGACAAAATGGTATTCTCATCAATCGGAGGGGAAAATGAGTTCGAAATCACGCCGGAACTCATTAAAAATGATTCCGAATTGATCAAGGTTTTTACGGAAAGAAAGACTGTGAAAAAGGAAATGGCGCTATCCGATGATGCAGACAATAAGGAATTGTCCGCAATCGTAGTAGGCATTCCACTTGAATTGAATGGGGAACAGGATGAAGTTTTCCTATTTCAATCGTTGGAGTCCATGGAAGAAACCACAAAATCGACTACACAGTTCATATTATTAGCAGCAGGCATCGCCATTATTTTGACAACGATTTTTGCTTTCTTTTTATCTACAAGAATCAATGCACCATTGGTGAAGATGAGGGAAGCCGCACTAGCGATTGCCCGGGGGAAATTTGATACAAAGGTTCCCATCTTGACTCAAGATGAGATCGGTGAACTTGCCATAGCGTTTAACCAGATGAGAAAACAGCTGAAATTCAATATGAATGCACTTAGTCAGGAAAAGGAACATCTCTCTAGCATTCTTAGCAGTATGGCAGATGGGGTCATTACCTTCAATAAAGATGGCACAATTCTTGAAACGAATCCGCCAGCAGAAAGGTTTCTGCAATCCTGGTACTTTGAAAAGGGCTATAACCGGGAAGATAATGTCAATGTCCCATTGGTTTTGATGAATCTTTTTGATGAATCAGAGTCCTTCGATAAGGAGCAAGTCGGTGAAATTACTTTGCAGGGCCGCGATTGGGGATTCATTGTCAGTCCGCTATATACAAATGCCGACAATATTAGGGGAGCAGTGGCCATCATACGGGATATGAGCGATGAAAGACGTATGGACAAACTTAGGACTGATTTCATAGCGAATGTCTCACATGAGTTAAGAACGCCGATTTCAATGTTGCAAGGATATAGTGAAGCGATCGTAGATGACATTGCGAGCAGTGAAGAGGAAAAGGTGGAAATGGCCCGCATCATCTATGATGAGTCTTTGAGAATGGGCCGTTTAGTCAACGATCTCCTCGATCTAGCTAAATTGGAATCGGGTAAAATGAACCTTAGCTATGAATGCGTACCTATTTCTCCTTATTTAAAGAGGATCACAAGTAAGTTTTCCGGGCTGGCTAAAGAAAAGGGAATCACCATATCAGCCAGCATGCAAGACGATCAAATTCAATGGCACTTCGATCCGGACCGCATTGAACAGGTTTTGACCAATTTAATTGATAATGCGATTCGTCATACTCCTCCGGGCGGTAACATTGATGTCATTCAGAGGACAAGTGATCGAAGGGGACTGATCATTGATGTGAGGGACTCTGGATCTGGAATTCCCGAAGAAGATTTGCCTTTTGTATTCGAGAGGTTTTATAAAGCGGATAAAGCAAGGACCCGCGGCCGTTCGGGCACCGGTTTGGGTTTGGCAATCGTAAAAAATATAATCAATGCCCATGATGGCTTCATTTCGGTAAACAGTTTACCTAATAAAGGGACGACGTTCAGCTTTATCCTGCCTCGAATTTTGGAAAATGCTGAATGA
- a CDS encoding response regulator: MYNAIKILVVDDEERIRRLLKMYLEREEYIIDEAENGDMALTKALENEYDLILLDIMMPGKDGIEVCRELREKKTTPIIMLTAKGEEVNRVQGFEVGTDDYIVKPFSPREVVLRVKALLRRSSSTSYMQTETTAKDVIVFSHLTIDNDAHRVLADNKEVSLTPKEYELLYFLAKSPDKVFDREQLLKEVWHYEFFGDLRTVDTHVKRLREKLNRISENAAKMIVTVWGVGYKFEVIND, encoded by the coding sequence ATGTATAATGCTATAAAAATTCTCGTGGTGGATGATGAGGAAAGAATCCGCCGGCTGCTAAAGATGTATTTGGAAAGAGAAGAATACATAATCGATGAAGCCGAAAATGGAGATATGGCTTTAACAAAAGCCCTTGAAAATGAGTATGATTTAATTTTATTGGATATTATGATGCCTGGTAAAGATGGAATCGAAGTTTGCCGTGAATTAAGGGAAAAGAAAACGACACCGATTATCATGCTGACTGCTAAAGGGGAAGAAGTGAACCGCGTTCAAGGATTCGAAGTGGGGACCGATGATTATATCGTAAAGCCGTTCAGTCCCCGTGAAGTCGTATTAAGGGTTAAAGCTTTATTACGTCGCTCTTCAAGCACTAGTTACATGCAGACGGAAACGACGGCAAAAGATGTGATCGTCTTCTCGCATCTAACCATTGATAATGATGCTCACCGTGTTCTTGCCGATAACAAAGAGGTCTCATTAACACCCAAAGAATATGAATTATTATATTTCTTGGCGAAATCCCCAGATAAGGTTTTCGACCGGGAGCAATTGTTAAAAGAAGTGTGGCACTATGAATTCTTTGGGGATCTTCGAACTGTTGACACGCATGTTAAACGCTTACGTGAAAAATTAAACCGCATATCCGAAAACGCAGCTAAGATGATTGTCACTGTTTGGGGTGTAGGTTACAAGTTCGAAGTCATTAATGACTGA
- the ccsB gene encoding c-type cytochrome biogenesis protein CcsB: MAELSSNFLYAAFLLYLVATFFFGGSIKDKRGAEEKKQNKWAKLGIFITIFGFVAQIGYFITRWIAAGHAPVSNLFEFTTFFGMMLVGAFILIYFLYKTPALGLFALPIALLIIAYASMFPTEISPLIPALQSDWLHIHVTTAAAGQSILAISFVTAIIYLIKFVDQTQSSKRTFWLEGIMFTLVCTIGFVIITSSFAVMDYKANFDWVDKHGAEVKQEFNLPALVGPNEGKLIETDRFEPLVDMPALINAKKLNTVLWSFGIGLILYGLIRLIARKRVAALIKPIVKNVNLNLLDEISYRSVLIGFPIFTLGALIFAMIWAQVAWTRFWGWDPKEVWALVTWLFYAAFLHLRMSKGWQGEKSAWLAVIGFAIIMFNLIFVNLVIAGLHSYA; encoded by the coding sequence ATGGCTGAATTGAGCAGTAACTTTTTATATGCAGCTTTCTTATTATATCTTGTCGCTACCTTTTTCTTTGGCGGATCGATCAAGGATAAACGAGGAGCGGAGGAAAAGAAACAAAACAAATGGGCTAAACTGGGCATTTTCATCACCATTTTCGGTTTCGTGGCTCAAATTGGGTATTTCATCACTAGATGGATTGCTGCCGGCCATGCCCCGGTAAGTAACCTGTTTGAATTTACGACCTTTTTCGGAATGATGCTGGTCGGTGCTTTCATATTAATTTATTTTCTTTATAAAACACCTGCCCTTGGGCTATTCGCTTTACCGATTGCGTTATTGATAATCGCATATGCAAGTATGTTCCCTACAGAGATATCGCCACTCATTCCTGCATTGCAGAGCGATTGGCTTCATATTCATGTAACGACTGCAGCGGCAGGACAGTCGATCCTTGCCATTAGTTTCGTTACTGCCATCATTTATTTAATCAAATTCGTCGATCAGACACAATCAAGCAAAAGAACGTTCTGGCTTGAAGGCATCATGTTCACATTAGTCTGTACCATCGGGTTCGTCATCATCACTTCTTCTTTTGCTGTGATGGATTATAAGGCGAATTTTGATTGGGTCGATAAACACGGAGCCGAGGTCAAACAGGAATTCAACCTACCGGCATTGGTTGGTCCCAATGAAGGGAAACTTATCGAGACTGATCGATTTGAACCACTGGTGGACATGCCTGCACTGATCAATGCCAAGAAACTGAATACTGTACTTTGGTCATTCGGTATAGGGCTCATCTTGTATGGTTTAATAAGGTTGATTGCTCGTAAAAGAGTGGCAGCATTGATTAAACCGATCGTTAAAAATGTGAATTTGAATTTATTGGACGAGATTAGCTATCGTTCGGTCCTTATCGGTTTTCCGATTTTCACTCTCGGTGCCCTCATTTTTGCAATGATCTGGGCTCAAGTGGCCTGGACACGATTCTGGGGCTGGGATCCGAAAGAGGTCTGGGCACTGGTTACTTGGTTGTTTTATGCAGCTTTCTTGCATCTGCGCATGTCAAAGGGATGGCAAGGGGAAAAATCAGCTTGGCTTGCCGTCATCGGTTTTGCCATCATTATGTTTAACTTGATATTCGTCAATCTTGTTATTGCTGGTTTGCATTCATATGCTTGA
- the resB gene encoding cytochrome c biogenesis protein ResB, protein MKEVKCDCGHINPFGTNICGKCGMVLGNERENKLIDMRYEGSARRSQTYKKTIIDKIWNFFSSVKVGVTLIVIALIASAIGTILPQEMYIPSTATPAEHYELEYGWFGRVYYELGFHNLYSSWWYLIIIGMLGISLLIASIDRFFPLYRSLKKQGVTRHDGFMKRQRIYGVTKLEDQDINLEEVKDRLKRQRYHIREENGHILAEKGRFSRWGPYVNHIGLIIFLIGALLRSVPGMYIDKVLWLREGERKEIPGTNGEYYLQNNEFTLEVYDKENDEDEQYSAAIDKTGTIAKTYQSDVTLYERKGETLPGEKVDLVKLKDYKIKVNEPLKHDHYALYQVDYKLDELSMMSFNLINKKTEEKYGSLKVDLNNPQKKYELKEGYSVDLISYFPDFEFDEKGEPRTISKIPNNPAFIFKMHTPDKPEGEVSFVAIKETVEPLGENTYKMAFNGVETQDVTALTVRKDLTLWILFTGGIIFMIGVVQGSYWNHRRIWIKRKDDEILMAGHTNKNWHGIKRDIKQAIESTSLSEPMDQLEDEKSSSKGEVLNG, encoded by the coding sequence ATGAAAGAAGTAAAATGCGATTGTGGTCATATAAATCCGTTTGGCACAAATATTTGTGGGAAATGCGGAATGGTGCTTGGTAACGAACGAGAAAACAAGCTTATTGATATGAGATATGAAGGAAGTGCCAGGCGTTCACAAACATATAAAAAAACGATCATCGATAAAATATGGAACTTCTTTTCTTCCGTTAAGGTAGGGGTGACGCTCATTGTCATTGCCTTGATCGCTTCAGCCATCGGGACGATTTTACCTCAGGAAATGTACATCCCTTCAACAGCTACGCCTGCAGAGCATTATGAACTGGAATACGGCTGGTTCGGAAGAGTGTATTATGAACTCGGGTTCCATAACTTGTATAGTTCATGGTGGTATCTGATTATCATAGGCATGCTGGGCATATCACTATTGATTGCCAGTATCGATCGGTTCTTTCCATTATATCGATCGTTAAAAAAACAAGGGGTCACACGTCATGACGGTTTCATGAAACGTCAGCGGATTTATGGGGTGACAAAGCTTGAAGACCAAGATATAAACCTTGAAGAAGTAAAGGATAGACTAAAAAGGCAGCGTTATCATATACGTGAGGAGAACGGTCATATACTTGCCGAAAAGGGTCGTTTTTCACGTTGGGGACCATATGTTAATCATATTGGACTTATCATTTTCTTAATTGGAGCATTATTGCGTTCTGTCCCTGGGATGTATATCGACAAAGTACTTTGGCTGCGTGAAGGCGAGAGAAAAGAAATCCCGGGTACAAATGGTGAATATTACCTCCAGAATAATGAATTTACCTTAGAGGTGTATGACAAAGAGAATGATGAAGATGAGCAGTACAGTGCTGCAATTGATAAAACCGGTACGATCGCAAAAACCTATCAATCCGATGTTACGTTGTATGAGCGCAAGGGAGAAACCTTACCAGGGGAAAAAGTGGACCTTGTTAAACTTAAAGATTATAAAATCAAAGTCAATGAACCTCTGAAACATGATCATTATGCCCTCTACCAAGTAGACTATAAACTGGATGAGCTCAGTATGATGTCTTTTAATTTGATAAATAAAAAAACCGAAGAGAAATATGGAAGCTTAAAGGTTGATTTGAACAATCCACAAAAGAAATACGAGTTGAAAGAAGGATATTCCGTTGACTTGATCAGTTACTTCCCCGATTTCGAGTTCGATGAAAAAGGTGAACCAAGAACGATATCGAAGATTCCGAATAATCCAGCATTTATCTTTAAAATGCATACCCCGGATAAGCCAGAGGGTGAGGTCAGTTTCGTGGCGATTAAGGAGACTGTGGAGCCTTTAGGGGAAAATACTTATAAAATGGCTTTTAATGGTGTGGAAACCCAAGATGTCACGGCTTTGACAGTCAGGAAGGATTTAACGCTTTGGATATTATTCACGGGTGGAATCATTTTCATGATCGGAGTTGTCCAAGGGTCTTATTGGAATCACCGGCGTATATGGATTAAGAGGAAAGATGATGAGATATTAATGGCCGGCCATACAAACAAAAACTGGCACGGTATTAAAAGAGATATAAAACAAGCGATAGAATCGACATCACTTTCCGAACCAATGGATCAACTTGAAGATGAGAAATCTTCTAGTAAGGGGGAAGTTTTAAATGGCTGA
- the resA gene encoding thiol-disulfide oxidoreductase ResA, translating to MDKKKRRLISRTIILLLLGAALVFALYTNFTKDKNESLRKGSDAPNFVLTDMEGKEHKLSDYKGKGVFLNFWGTYCKPCEYEMPYMDNQYKNFKEQGVEILAVNVGESDYAVNNFITKHDLTFPVLIDKGREVENAYRVDILPVTFLVDKEGKVIDIITGALTEESIQKHMERIKP from the coding sequence ATGGATAAAAAGAAGCGACGCCTGATTAGCAGAACCATCATTCTTCTGCTTTTAGGTGCAGCTTTAGTGTTTGCCCTTTATACGAACTTCACTAAAGATAAGAATGAAAGTCTGAGAAAAGGATCCGATGCACCGAATTTCGTCTTGACTGATATGGAAGGCAAAGAGCATAAACTTTCCGATTACAAGGGAAAAGGCGTCTTCCTGAACTTCTGGGGTACATATTGCAAGCCGTGTGAATACGAAATGCCTTATATGGACAATCAATATAAAAACTTTAAAGAACAGGGCGTTGAAATATTGGCGGTAAATGTCGGGGAATCTGACTATGCTGTCAATAATTTCATTACAAAGCATGATCTGACCTTTCCTGTCCTGATCGATAAAGGTAGGGAAGTGGAAAATGCTTATCGCGTGGATATATTGCCTGTCACCTTTTTGGTCGATAAAGAGGGGAAAGTGATAGATATCATCACCGGAGCTTTGACAGAAGAGAGCATCCAAAAACATATGGAGAGAATTAAACCATAA
- the rluB gene encoding 23S rRNA pseudouridine(2605) synthase RluB translates to MERLQKVIAHAGLASRRKAEELILEGKVKVNGKVVKELGVKVGPNDKVEVNEVPLEKEAPVYFLFYKPRGVISAVSDDKNRKVVTDFFPYINERIYPVGRLDYDTSGLLILTNDGEFANTLMHPKHEVDKVYVAKVKGMPLRESLKKLDKGIKLEDGKTAPAKTRVLSTDKKKETAIVEITIHEGRNRQVRRMFEAIGHPVIKLKREQYGFLTLDGLTAGDSRELTPHEVKLMRTLATTEPKQRRM, encoded by the coding sequence ATGGAACGATTACAAAAGGTGATAGCACATGCTGGACTGGCTTCCCGCCGTAAAGCAGAAGAGTTGATTTTAGAAGGTAAGGTAAAGGTGAACGGCAAAGTAGTGAAGGAATTAGGTGTGAAAGTTGGACCTAATGATAAAGTTGAGGTTAATGAAGTCCCGCTAGAAAAAGAAGCCCCGGTTTATTTCCTATTCTATAAACCGCGCGGCGTCATTTCGGCAGTTTCTGATGATAAGAATAGAAAAGTCGTAACTGACTTTTTCCCTTACATCAATGAGCGGATTTATCCAGTTGGCCGCTTGGATTACGATACTTCGGGCTTATTGATTTTAACCAATGACGGGGAATTCGCAAACACGTTAATGCATCCTAAGCATGAAGTGGATAAAGTGTATGTGGCAAAAGTGAAAGGGATGCCTTTGCGTGAAAGCTTGAAAAAGTTGGATAAAGGTATCAAGTTGGAGGATGGCAAGACTGCACCAGCCAAGACAAGGGTATTGTCTACCGACAAGAAAAAGGAAACGGCGATAGTTGAAATTACAATACATGAAGGCAGGAACAGGCAAGTCCGCCGGATGTTCGAAGCAATTGGCCATCCCGTCATTAAATTGAAGAGGGAACAATATGGTTTCTTGACCTTGGACGGTTTAACAGCAGGAGATTCCCGGGAGCTGACTCCACATGAAGTTAAATTAATGCGGACTTTAGCAACGACCGAACCTAAACAGCGGAGAATGTAA
- a CDS encoding spore maturation protein, with the protein MTTISIWMIPILILCILLYGTLKRVPTYETFVEGGKEGISMSFSLIPFLVGMLVAISVFRASGALDFIVQSLHPLLSLLHFPSEVLPLAIIRPISGTAALGMTSDLISVYGPDSFIGRLAATIQGSTDTTFYVLTVYFGAVGIKKMGDALKVGLLADLIGIIAAVIVVTLVFGMN; encoded by the coding sequence ATGACCACCATTTCAATTTGGATGATACCGATTTTGATCCTCTGTATATTACTGTACGGAACATTGAAAAGAGTCCCCACCTATGAGACCTTCGTTGAGGGGGGGAAAGAAGGAATCAGCATGTCTTTTTCCCTCATCCCTTTTCTGGTAGGGATGCTAGTGGCGATTTCAGTATTTAGGGCATCGGGGGCATTGGACTTCATTGTACAATCACTGCACCCCTTGCTTTCCCTTCTTCATTTTCCGTCTGAGGTTTTACCCCTTGCGATCATTAGACCAATATCCGGAACAGCCGCTTTAGGAATGACCAGCGACCTGATATCTGTTTATGGACCGGATTCCTTTATTGGGCGCTTGGCTGCCACGATTCAGGGAAGTACAGATACCACCTTCTATGTATTGACCGTTTATTTTGGAGCTGTCGGGATCAAAAAAATGGGTGATGCCCTAAAGGTCGGTCTTTTGGCAGACTTGATCGGCATCATAGCTGCCGTTATCGTCGTTACATTGGTTTTCGGTATGAATTAA
- a CDS encoding nucleoside recognition domain-containing protein, whose translation MVNYIWVGMFVIGIVFGMINGTMDQVNEALFVSAKEAVTLCLGLMSILVFWLGLMKIAEESGLLDKLSNLFKPFMRWLFPEVPPNHPAMGYILSNMMANTFGLGNAATPLGIKAMEQLKKLNGGKATVSRSMVTFLAINTSSVTLIPTTVIAIRMNYDAHSPTDIVFPTIIATAISAVGGIAIDRYFYYKRKRSGRE comes from the coding sequence ATGGTTAATTACATTTGGGTCGGGATGTTTGTAATCGGTATTGTCTTTGGCATGATCAATGGGACGATGGACCAGGTGAATGAAGCTCTATTTGTCAGCGCAAAGGAAGCGGTCACCCTTTGCCTGGGACTGATGAGCATACTTGTCTTTTGGCTGGGTTTGATGAAAATAGCGGAGGAATCAGGGCTGTTAGATAAACTATCCAATTTGTTCAAGCCGTTCATGAGATGGCTATTCCCTGAAGTGCCTCCCAATCATCCCGCTATGGGGTATATACTTTCCAATATGATGGCAAACACATTTGGATTGGGGAATGCAGCTACGCCTCTTGGTATAAAAGCCATGGAACAGCTAAAGAAACTAAATGGGGGAAAAGCAACGGTCAGCCGCTCGATGGTCACTTTTTTAGCCATCAATACTTCAAGCGTAACGTTGATTCCGACTACAGTCATTGCTATCCGCATGAATTACGATGCCCACTCCCCGACGGACATCGTTTTTCCGACCATAATAGCAACGGCCATTTCTGCAGTTGGAGGAATCGCGATAGATCGATATTTTTATTACAAGAGAAAGAGGAGCGGGAGGGAATAG
- a CDS encoding D-alanyl-D-alanine carboxypeptidase family protein, whose translation MRFPYKGLSSLCIVILLLSFMAPVQSANANVSVSAHSAILMDEDSGRVIYEVNAHEKNRIASITKIMTAILAIESGLMDEKVKVSSNAFGTEGSSLYLKEGERIKLEDLVYGLMLRSGNDAAVAISEKVGGSLDGFVWMMNQKAEEIGMKNTHFSNPHGLDNTKNHYSTAYDMAILTRYAMQNETYAKIAGTKEHRAPNSTEQWDYVWKNKNRLLTQLYEYCTGGKTGYTKLAKRTLVTTATKDGHDLIAVTLNGPDDWNDHIQMYESAFKDYKPTEILPEGMVKNMENKIYKGHVYIKNDFSYPLTKEERKLVNVQMKLLKPKRAWKDKRKIPAVVGRASIYLDGKKIGSRSIFYGESKESFKQQSFQSSWAEVFEAVLGIGRNG comes from the coding sequence ATGCGTTTTCCATATAAAGGGTTATCAAGTTTGTGTATCGTCATTCTCCTGTTGTCTTTTATGGCACCCGTACAAAGCGCCAATGCAAATGTATCCGTAAGTGCCCATAGTGCGATTTTAATGGATGAGGATAGCGGAAGGGTCATATATGAAGTGAATGCTCATGAAAAGAACCGCATAGCAAGCATTACGAAAATAATGACGGCTATCTTGGCTATTGAATCGGGACTAATGGATGAAAAAGTGAAGGTTAGCAGCAATGCCTTCGGGACGGAGGGCTCGTCACTTTATTTAAAAGAAGGAGAAAGAATTAAGCTCGAAGATTTGGTTTATGGTTTGATGCTTCGTTCAGGTAATGATGCAGCAGTCGCAATCAGCGAAAAGGTTGGGGGAAGCCTGGATGGATTCGTGTGGATGATGAATCAAAAGGCGGAAGAAATCGGGATGAAAAATACCCATTTTTCAAATCCACATGGTTTGGACAATACGAAAAACCATTATTCAACCGCATATGATATGGCGATACTCACTCGTTATGCCATGCAAAATGAAACGTATGCAAAGATTGCCGGCACAAAGGAACACAGGGCACCTAATTCCACAGAACAATGGGATTATGTATGGAAGAACAAAAACCGCCTACTTACACAATTGTATGAGTATTGCACAGGGGGGAAAACAGGGTATACCAAACTAGCAAAACGTACCTTGGTCACAACCGCAACAAAAGACGGGCATGACCTGATTGCTGTGACATTGAATGGTCCGGATGATTGGAATGATCATATTCAAATGTACGAATCCGCATTTAAGGATTATAAGCCAACAGAAATTTTACCTGAAGGCATGGTAAAGAATATGGAAAATAAAATATATAAAGGGCATGTCTACATTAAAAATGATTTTTCATACCCACTGACAAAAGAAGAGAGAAAGTTGGTCAATGTGCAAATGAAATTGTTGAAGCCAAAGAGGGCTTGGAAGGATAAAAGGAAAATCCCAGCAGTGGTCGGCAGAGCATCCATCTATCTTGATGGAAAGAAAATAGGTAGTCGTTCGATTTTTTATGGGGAATCAAAAGAAAGCTTCAAGCAACAATCATTCCAATCTTCATGGGCTGAGGTATTTGAAGCGGTATTGGGAATCGGACGCAATGGTTAA
- a CDS encoding FAD-dependent oxidoreductase produces the protein MKKIYDLLIIGGGPAGLSAGVYAGRAKLKTIILEKGTGGGQAATTSEIANYPGIRHISGPRLVEEMKLQNEDFGVEFAKADVTGVDFSGEVKVVKTLGGDYHARAVIIATGASPRTLGFPGEEEFTGRGVAYCSTCDGEFFEGLEVFVIGAGYAAAEEAIFLTRFATKVTIIARESSFSCAPSIVDKVMANDKIEVKFNTEILGVYGDGMIQSARFINNATKEEFEYKAKEEDSTFGVFVFIGYEPKTEMFKGHIEMDHAGYILTDDDMKTNVKGVYAAGDLRPKSLRQIITAVSDGAIAATDAGKYIEEEKDRLGIKDEPEVEKPAKKEQAAVPAGKSALLSDALRGQLKGIFGKMESEVTLVSIVDESLPKSVELRDFLLDVAELGDKLHLELYNKGESPEIEGKINADKFPVVSLLNSNGEYSGVKYHGVPGGHELNSFILAIYNLAGPGQALDSVVLNSIKGISKKANIKVMVSLACHYCPDVVVGAQRIAIENPNVEAEMVDISNFQDIKKKYKVMSVPAMIINDEEVVFGAKKIDEIAALLV, from the coding sequence ATGAAAAAAATCTATGATTTATTAATTATTGGCGGCGGACCTGCAGGCCTCTCAGCCGGCGTCTATGCAGGAAGAGCTAAGTTAAAAACAATAATTCTTGAAAAAGGAACTGGCGGCGGACAAGCTGCAACTACATCGGAAATAGCCAATTATCCTGGTATCCGTCATATATCGGGCCCTAGGTTAGTTGAAGAAATGAAGCTTCAAAACGAGGATTTTGGCGTTGAATTCGCTAAAGCTGATGTAACGGGCGTGGATTTCTCCGGTGAGGTGAAAGTCGTTAAAACGCTTGGCGGGGACTACCATGCCCGCGCCGTCATCATTGCAACGGGTGCTTCTCCAAGAACACTAGGATTTCCAGGTGAAGAGGAATTTACTGGCCGCGGTGTAGCATATTGTTCAACATGTGATGGTGAATTCTTTGAAGGGTTGGAAGTTTTCGTTATCGGGGCAGGATATGCAGCTGCCGAAGAAGCTATATTCCTGACCCGCTTTGCCACAAAAGTTACAATCATCGCCCGGGAATCAAGCTTCTCGTGTGCCCCGTCCATTGTGGATAAAGTAATGGCAAATGATAAGATTGAAGTGAAATTCAATACAGAGATTCTTGGGGTATATGGAGACGGGATGATTCAAAGTGCCCGTTTCATCAATAATGCGACTAAAGAAGAATTTGAATATAAGGCGAAGGAAGAAGATAGCACGTTTGGAGTTTTCGTTTTCATAGGGTATGAGCCGAAAACGGAAATGTTCAAGGGCCACATCGAAATGGATCATGCCGGATACATTTTAACCGATGATGATATGAAGACTAATGTGAAAGGTGTCTATGCAGCGGGCGACCTAAGGCCAAAATCCTTACGCCAGATTATTACAGCTGTATCTGATGGAGCGATTGCAGCAACGGATGCAGGTAAATATATTGAAGAAGAAAAAGATCGCCTAGGAATCAAAGATGAACCTGAAGTTGAAAAACCGGCGAAAAAAGAACAGGCTGCTGTCCCGGCAGGTAAGAGCGCTTTATTAAGTGATGCGTTACGCGGCCAATTAAAGGGAATCTTCGGCAAGATGGAGAGCGAAGTAACATTGGTGTCCATCGTCGATGAAAGCTTGCCAAAATCAGTCGAATTGCGAGACTTCTTGTTGGATGTTGCGGAATTAGGAGACAAGCTGCATCTTGAGTTATACAACAAGGGGGAAAGTCCGGAAATTGAAGGAAAAATCAATGCAGATAAGTTCCCTGTCGTTTCTCTCTTAAATTCGAATGGTGAATACAGTGGCGTCAAATACCACGGTGTACCAGGCGGCCATGAGTTGAATTCCTTCATTTTGGCTATCTATAACTTGGCAGGTCCTGGTCAAGCATTGGATTCAGTCGTATTGAATTCAATTAAGGGAATCAGTAAAAAAGCGAACATTAAGGTTATGGTTTCATTGGCATGTCACTACTGTCCAGACGTTGTAGTGGGTGCACAGCGCATTGCGATTGAAAACCCTAACGTTGAAGCTGAAATGGTCGATATAAGCAATTTCCAGGATATCAAGAAGAAATATAAAGTCATGAGCGTGCCGGCCATGATCATCAATGATGAAGAAGTGGTATTCGGAGCTAAGAAAATTGATGAAATCGCTGCATTATTAGTATGA